A section of the Castanea sativa cultivar Marrone di Chiusa Pesio chromosome 12, ASM4071231v1 genome encodes:
- the LOC142618458 gene encoding serine/threonine-protein kinase CTR1 isoform X1, with amino-acid sequence MPHRTTYFFPRQFPDRRFEPVSSPSSSSSSLSSSSKQVLDHEKQKINNNSFSSITTSKSTFVDESDRNDFTSDVVDTFLSHHQTKSNKKKQQFAAFYDWLVEKKTELRSNLHVNNSSNNKSSFPCDEDQDHSDRELLLPPQPQPQPEQQQQQPPRGIEKSLELLDRQVLSLPRLSSTDESSYAGSLFSGTTTFDDGNMSSSASGVKDSAATTKEEEEEEVVEAKEESLAQRAKQSYYLQVSLAKRLASQASLASQMPVVVVESSGPQVSDAETVSYRLWVSGCLSYTDKISDGFYNILGMNPYVWLMCNDVEEGRQLPPLMSLKEIDPNETSMEVVLVDRRGDSRLKELEDKAQELYYASEDTFMLVKKLGKLVAIYMGGTFPVEHGDLHMHWKLVSKRLRDFQKCIVLPIGSLSMGLCRHRAILFKFVWGQVFNVGLIILQVQITRRWYSNDCKLADYIGLPCRIARGCKYCVADHRSSCLVKIKDNKQSSREYVVDLVGEPGNVHGPDSSINGGLLSSVPSPLQISHLKEFQQPQVDSASYCQILNSEEQTCAPKNPLFLGCGEGTQIMESSLAPFEESSLTPFKLEGNAEHYILNRPTLQSSQGSVSESLDSAPEQILHELSRISVGEDKVMIKQTNTQQIFVSGSPFIKNSVKQPKGSLLSESDLKDVDRRLVKQGKFPSVTNPKYLNLEPSLAMDWLEISWDELHIKERVGAGSFGTVHRAEWHGSDVAVKVLTMQDFDDDDLKEFLREVAIMKRVRHPNVVLFMGAVTKRPHLSIVTEYLPRGSLFRLIHKPASGEMMDNRRKLRMALDVAKGINYLHCLNPPVVHWDLKSPNLLVDKNWTVKVCDFGLSRFKANTFISSKSVAGTPEWMAPEFLRGEPSNEKSDVYSFGVILWELVTMQQPWNGLSPAQVVGAVAFQNRRPTIPQNVSPVLASLMESCWADDPVQRPSFASIVESLKKLLKSPGQLIQMGGK; translated from the exons atgccTCACAGAACCACTTACTTTTTTCCGAGGCAATTTCCAGACCGTCGATTTGAGCCagtttcttctccttcttcttcttcttcttctttgtcatcGTCGTCCAAACAAGTCTTAGATCACGAGAAgcaaaaaatcaacaacaacTCCTTCAGTTCCATCACCACAAGCAAAAGCACTTTCGTCGACGAAAGTGACAGAAATGATTTCACGAGCGACGTTGTGGACACGTTCCTTTCTCATCACCAAACCAAGAGCAACAAGAAAAAGCAACAATTCGCTGCTTTTTATGACTGGTTAGTTGAGAAGAAAACCGAGCTTCGATCCAATCTTCACGTGAATAATAGCAGCAACAATAAATCTTCGTTTCCATGTGACGAAGATCAAGATCACAGTGATCGCGAGCTTTTGctaccaccacaaccacaaccacaaccagagcagcagcagcagcagccaCCACGTGGCATTGAGAAGAGCTTGGAGTTGTTGGATCGGCAAGTACTTTCGCTGCCGAGGCTTTCGAGTACTGATGAGAGCAGTTATGCTGGGAGCTTGTTCTCTGGAACGACGACGTTTGATGATGGGAACATGTCGTCGAGCGCGAGCGGTGTTAAGGACTCGGCGGCGACGacgaaggaagaagaagaggaggaggtggtggaggcTAAGGAGGAGAGTTTGGCTCAGAGAGCGAAGCAAAGTTACTATTTACAGGTTTCGTTGGCTAAGAGACTCGCTTCTCAGGCTAGTCTTGCTTCTCAAATGCCTGTGGTTGTGGTTGAGAGTAGTGGACCTCAAGTTTCAGATGCTGAAACTGTTTCCTATCGTCTCtgg GTTAGTGGTTGCTTGTCTTACACTGATAAGATATCAGACGGTTTCTATAACATATTGGGAATGAATCCATATGTGTGGCTGATGTGCAATGATGTGGAGGAAGGTAGACAGTTGCCACCATTGATGTCGCTTAAGGAAATTGATCCCAATGAGACATCCATGGAGGTGGTTCTTGTTGATAGACGCGGGGACTCTCGGCTTAAAGAACTTGAAGATAAGGCACAAGAACTGTATTATGCTTCAGAGGATACCTTCATGTTGGTGAAGAAGCTAGGCAAACTTGTTGCTATTTACATGGG GGGCACTTTTCCAGTGGAGCATGGAGATCTCCACATGCACTGGAAATTGGTCAGCAAGAGATTGAGGGATTTTCAGAAATGCATTGTGCTCCCCATTGGCAGTCTATCCATGGGACTTTGCAGGCATCGTGCAATTCTTTTCAAG TTTGTGTGGGGGCAAGTGTTTAATGTGGGCCTGATCATTCTTCAAGTGCAGATAACAAGGAGATGGTATTCGAATGACTGT AAGTTGGCAGATTACATAGGTTTACCATGTCGGATTGCTCGGGGCTGCAAGTACTGTGTGGCTGATCATCGCTCTTCTTGCCTTGTCAAAATCAAGGACAATAAGCAGTCTTCAAG GGAATATGTAGTTGATCTAGTTGGGGAACCAGGAAATGTTCATGGTCCAGATTCCTCAATCAATGGAGGATTGCTTTCTTCAGTGCCTTCACCATTACAAATTTCTCATCTAAAAGAATTCCAGCAACCTCAGGTGGACAGTGCATCATATTGTCAAATTCTAAACTCAGAGGAGCAGACGTGTGCTCCTAAAAATCCTCTATTTTTAG GTTGTGGGGAAGGTACACAAATAATGGAATCTTCTCTGGCACCTTTCGAGGAATCATCTCTGACACCTTTTAAGTTGGAAGGGAATGCTGAGCATTACATACTTAACAGGCCAACTTTGCAATCTTCCCAGGGCAGTGTTTCTGAATCTCTGGATTCTGCTCCTGAGCAAATTTTACATGAATTGTCTAGGATTAGTGTTGGTGAAGACAAAGTTATGATCAAGCAAACTAACACACAACAGATATTTGTATCTGGAAGTCCATTTATAAAAAACAGTGTCAAGCAACCAAAAGGCAGCTTATTGAGTGAGTCGGATCTGAAGGATGTTGATAGAAGACTTGTTAAACAAGGGAAATTTCCTTCTGTAACCAACCCAAAGTACTTGAATCTTGAACCATCTCTTGCAATGGACTGGCTAGAGATATCATGGGATGAATTACATATCAAAGAGCGCGTTGGTGCTG GCTCCTTTGGAACCGTGCATCGTGCTGAATGGCATGGATCG GATGTAGCAGTCAAAGTTCTTACTATGCAggattttgatgatgatgactTGAAGGAGTTTCTAAGAGAG GTTGCAATAATGAAACGTGTAAGGCATCCGAATGTAGTTCTCTTCATGGGTGCAGTTACAAAGCGTCCACATCTATCAATAGTGACGGAATATCTGCCCAG GGGTAGTTTATTCCGCCTCATACACAAGCCAGCTTCTGGTGAAATGATGGATAATAGGAGGAAATTACGCATGGCATTGGATGTG GCCAAGGGGATCAATTATCTTCATTGTCTTAATCCTCCTGTCGTGCACTGGGATCTTAAATCTCCAAATTTATTGGTTGATAAAAATTGGACAGTAAAG GTATGTGATTTTGGTTTGTCCAGATTCAAAGCAAACACTTTCATATCATCGAAGTCTGTTGCTGGAACA CCTGAGTGGATGGCTCCAGAGTTCCTTCGAGGAGAACCCTCAAACGAGAAGTCTGATGTTTACAGTTTTGGAGTGATCC
- the LOC142618458 gene encoding serine/threonine-protein kinase CTR1 isoform X2 codes for MPHRTTYFFPRQFPDRRFEPVSSPSSSSSSLSSSSKQVLDHEKQKINNNSFSSITTSKSTFVDESDRNDFTSDVVDTFLSHHQTKSNKKKQQFAAFYDWLVEKKTELRSNLHVNNSSNNKSSFPCDEDQDHSDRELLLPPQPQPQPEQQQQQPPRGIEKSLELLDRQVLSLPRLSSTDESSYAGSLFSGTTTFDDGNMSSSASGVKDSAATTKEEEEEEVVEAKEESLAQRAKQSYYLQVSLAKRLASQASLASQMPVVVVESSGPQVSDAETVSYRLWVSGCLSYTDKISDGFYNILGMNPYVWLMCNDVEEGRQLPPLMSLKEIDPNETSMEVVLVDRRGDSRLKELEDKAQELYYASEDTFMLVKKLGKLVAIYMGGTFPVEHGDLHMHWKLVSKRLRDFQKCIVLPIGSLSMGLCRHRAILFKKLADYIGLPCRIARGCKYCVADHRSSCLVKIKDNKQSSREYVVDLVGEPGNVHGPDSSINGGLLSSVPSPLQISHLKEFQQPQVDSASYCQILNSEEQTCAPKNPLFLGCGEGTQIMESSLAPFEESSLTPFKLEGNAEHYILNRPTLQSSQGSVSESLDSAPEQILHELSRISVGEDKVMIKQTNTQQIFVSGSPFIKNSVKQPKGSLLSESDLKDVDRRLVKQGKFPSVTNPKYLNLEPSLAMDWLEISWDELHIKERVGAGSFGTVHRAEWHGSDVAVKVLTMQDFDDDDLKEFLREVAIMKRVRHPNVVLFMGAVTKRPHLSIVTEYLPRGSLFRLIHKPASGEMMDNRRKLRMALDVAKGINYLHCLNPPVVHWDLKSPNLLVDKNWTVKVCDFGLSRFKANTFISSKSVAGTPEWMAPEFLRGEPSNEKSDVYSFGVILWELVTMQQPWNGLSPAQVVGAVAFQNRRPTIPQNVSPVLASLMESCWADDPVQRPSFASIVESLKKLLKSPGQLIQMGGK; via the exons atgccTCACAGAACCACTTACTTTTTTCCGAGGCAATTTCCAGACCGTCGATTTGAGCCagtttcttctccttcttcttcttcttcttctttgtcatcGTCGTCCAAACAAGTCTTAGATCACGAGAAgcaaaaaatcaacaacaacTCCTTCAGTTCCATCACCACAAGCAAAAGCACTTTCGTCGACGAAAGTGACAGAAATGATTTCACGAGCGACGTTGTGGACACGTTCCTTTCTCATCACCAAACCAAGAGCAACAAGAAAAAGCAACAATTCGCTGCTTTTTATGACTGGTTAGTTGAGAAGAAAACCGAGCTTCGATCCAATCTTCACGTGAATAATAGCAGCAACAATAAATCTTCGTTTCCATGTGACGAAGATCAAGATCACAGTGATCGCGAGCTTTTGctaccaccacaaccacaaccacaaccagagcagcagcagcagcagccaCCACGTGGCATTGAGAAGAGCTTGGAGTTGTTGGATCGGCAAGTACTTTCGCTGCCGAGGCTTTCGAGTACTGATGAGAGCAGTTATGCTGGGAGCTTGTTCTCTGGAACGACGACGTTTGATGATGGGAACATGTCGTCGAGCGCGAGCGGTGTTAAGGACTCGGCGGCGACGacgaaggaagaagaagaggaggaggtggtggaggcTAAGGAGGAGAGTTTGGCTCAGAGAGCGAAGCAAAGTTACTATTTACAGGTTTCGTTGGCTAAGAGACTCGCTTCTCAGGCTAGTCTTGCTTCTCAAATGCCTGTGGTTGTGGTTGAGAGTAGTGGACCTCAAGTTTCAGATGCTGAAACTGTTTCCTATCGTCTCtgg GTTAGTGGTTGCTTGTCTTACACTGATAAGATATCAGACGGTTTCTATAACATATTGGGAATGAATCCATATGTGTGGCTGATGTGCAATGATGTGGAGGAAGGTAGACAGTTGCCACCATTGATGTCGCTTAAGGAAATTGATCCCAATGAGACATCCATGGAGGTGGTTCTTGTTGATAGACGCGGGGACTCTCGGCTTAAAGAACTTGAAGATAAGGCACAAGAACTGTATTATGCTTCAGAGGATACCTTCATGTTGGTGAAGAAGCTAGGCAAACTTGTTGCTATTTACATGGG GGGCACTTTTCCAGTGGAGCATGGAGATCTCCACATGCACTGGAAATTGGTCAGCAAGAGATTGAGGGATTTTCAGAAATGCATTGTGCTCCCCATTGGCAGTCTATCCATGGGACTTTGCAGGCATCGTGCAATTCTTTTCAAG AAGTTGGCAGATTACATAGGTTTACCATGTCGGATTGCTCGGGGCTGCAAGTACTGTGTGGCTGATCATCGCTCTTCTTGCCTTGTCAAAATCAAGGACAATAAGCAGTCTTCAAG GGAATATGTAGTTGATCTAGTTGGGGAACCAGGAAATGTTCATGGTCCAGATTCCTCAATCAATGGAGGATTGCTTTCTTCAGTGCCTTCACCATTACAAATTTCTCATCTAAAAGAATTCCAGCAACCTCAGGTGGACAGTGCATCATATTGTCAAATTCTAAACTCAGAGGAGCAGACGTGTGCTCCTAAAAATCCTCTATTTTTAG GTTGTGGGGAAGGTACACAAATAATGGAATCTTCTCTGGCACCTTTCGAGGAATCATCTCTGACACCTTTTAAGTTGGAAGGGAATGCTGAGCATTACATACTTAACAGGCCAACTTTGCAATCTTCCCAGGGCAGTGTTTCTGAATCTCTGGATTCTGCTCCTGAGCAAATTTTACATGAATTGTCTAGGATTAGTGTTGGTGAAGACAAAGTTATGATCAAGCAAACTAACACACAACAGATATTTGTATCTGGAAGTCCATTTATAAAAAACAGTGTCAAGCAACCAAAAGGCAGCTTATTGAGTGAGTCGGATCTGAAGGATGTTGATAGAAGACTTGTTAAACAAGGGAAATTTCCTTCTGTAACCAACCCAAAGTACTTGAATCTTGAACCATCTCTTGCAATGGACTGGCTAGAGATATCATGGGATGAATTACATATCAAAGAGCGCGTTGGTGCTG GCTCCTTTGGAACCGTGCATCGTGCTGAATGGCATGGATCG GATGTAGCAGTCAAAGTTCTTACTATGCAggattttgatgatgatgactTGAAGGAGTTTCTAAGAGAG GTTGCAATAATGAAACGTGTAAGGCATCCGAATGTAGTTCTCTTCATGGGTGCAGTTACAAAGCGTCCACATCTATCAATAGTGACGGAATATCTGCCCAG GGGTAGTTTATTCCGCCTCATACACAAGCCAGCTTCTGGTGAAATGATGGATAATAGGAGGAAATTACGCATGGCATTGGATGTG GCCAAGGGGATCAATTATCTTCATTGTCTTAATCCTCCTGTCGTGCACTGGGATCTTAAATCTCCAAATTTATTGGTTGATAAAAATTGGACAGTAAAG GTATGTGATTTTGGTTTGTCCAGATTCAAAGCAAACACTTTCATATCATCGAAGTCTGTTGCTGGAACA CCTGAGTGGATGGCTCCAGAGTTCCTTCGAGGAGAACCCTCAAACGAGAAGTCTGATGTTTACAGTTTTGGAGTGATCC